From a region of the Panicum virgatum strain AP13 chromosome 2K, P.virgatum_v5, whole genome shotgun sequence genome:
- the LOC120678464 gene encoding UDP-glycosyltransferase 90A1-like, with protein sequence MAPPTAAAAHCQDLHGRELPHVAVFPLMAKGHTIPLLDLACLLRRRGLAAVTLLTTPGNAAFARAALLAGGVGAGGDAAVVELPFPAGHAPAGGESAEGVASASSFAAFAEATSPLRPRFEDALEAMRPPAGLLVADGFLYWAHASAAALGVPSVSFLGTSAFAHVVRDACVRDKPGASAQGHDDASTTGGTYTVPEFPDLRFSLADLVPPPPPPLMELDAKMAVAVAASHGVIMNTFHDLEGRYIEHWNRQIGPRAWPIGPQLCLARQSTSDAHASRPPWMLWLDEKAAAGRTVLYISLGTLAVIPEVQLKQVADGLERAGVDFLWAVRPNNADLGMGFEERVEGRGNVVREWVDQRDILGHSCVRGFLSHCGWNSVLESVAAGVPIVAWPIEFEQPVNAKFIVDELGIGVRVHSSDRTIRGLVKSNEITRVVRELMFGEDGMAMASKAAKLARQAQLAVSEVGSSWKAIEDMIRELCATSKARKSVDGLSKGSSVLTLRPIEAQQA encoded by the exons ATGGCAccccctaccgccgccgccgcccattgcCAAGACCTCCATGGCCGCGAGCTGCCTCACGTCGCCGTCTTCCCGCTCATGGCGAAAGGCCACACCATCCCGCTCCTGGACCTcgcctgcctcctccgccgccgggggctCGCCGCCGTCACGCTCCTCACCACCCCGGGCAACGCGGCGTtcgcccgcgccgcgctgctggccggcggcgtAGGCGCCGGTGGTGACGCGGCCGTCGTCGAGCTCCCGTTcccggccggccacgcgcccGCGGGCGGGGAGAGCGCCGAGGGCGTCGCGTCGGCGTCCTCCTTCGCCGCGTTCGCGGAGGCCACGTCGCCGCTGCGCCCGCGGTTCGAGGACGCGCTCGAGGCCATGCGCCCGCCGGCGggcctcctcgtcgccgacggCTTCCTGTACTGGGCGCACGCGTcggccgccgcgctcggcgTCCCGAGCGTGTCGTTCCTCGGCACGTCCGCGTTCGCGCACGTCGTCAGGGATGCGTGCGTGCGAGACAAGCCGGGAGCCTCGGCGCAGGGTCACGACGACGCGTCGACCACCGGTGGTACGTACACGGTGCCTGAGTTCCCCGACCTCCGGTTCTCGCTCGCCGAcctcgtcccgccgccgccgccgccgctgatggAGCTGGACGCCAAGATGGCGGTGGCCGTCGCTGCGAGCCACGGCGTCATCATGAACACCTTCCATGACCTGGAGGGCCGCTACATAGAGCATTGGAACCGGCAGATTGGACCCAGAGCCTGGCCCATCGGCCCACAACTATGCTTGGCCCGTCAATCTACCTCCGACGCTCATGCCAGCAGGCCCCCATGGATGCTCTGGTTGGACGAGAAGGCAGCTGCTGGAAGGACTGTACTGTACATCTCGCTTGGGACACTAGCAGTCATCCCTGAAGTGCAGCTGAAACAAGTGGCTGACGGGCTGGAACGGGCTGGAGTGGACTTCCTATGGGCTGTGCGGCCCAACAACGCCGACCTCGGCATGGGGTTCGAGGAGCGTGTGGAAGGGAGGGGAAACGTGGTGAGAGAATGGGTGGACCAACGAGACATACTTGGCCACTCATGTGTTCGCGGGTTTTTAAGccactgcgg GTGGAACTCGGTGTTAGAAAGTGTTGCTGCGGGTGTCCCTATAGTGGCATGGCCAATTGAGTTTGAACAACCTGTGAACGCAAAGTTCATCGTCGATGAGCTAGGAATTGGTGTTAGGGTCCATAGTAGTGATCGAACAATTCGGGGTTTGGTAAAGAGTAACGAGATCACAAGGGTGGTGAGAGAGTTGATGTTCGGGGAGGATGGAATGGCGATGGCATCAAAGGCGGCAAAGTTAGCAAGACAAGCTCAATTAGCGGTGTCCGAAGTCGGATCATCGTGGAAAGCAATCGAGGACATGATTAGAGAGCTCTGTGCGACGAGCAAAGCAAGGAAATCAGTGGATGG GTTGTCAAAAGGGTCATCTGTGCTCACGTTAAGACCAATCGAAGCCCAGCAAGCCTGA